In the genome of Abyssalbus ytuae, the window AAGGAAAATTAAGGGAGAAATACATTCAACTTACATTAAAAAGTATAAAAAACGCAACAAATCCCCACGCGAAAGACTACATGAATTTTGCTAATGGCGGACAACCTTTGGTAGATGCGGCATTTTTTGCTGAGGCTTTAATTCGGGCACCTCACCAATTGTGGGAAAGATTAGATGAAACCACAAAAAAGAATGTGCTTACCGAACTAAAAAAAACCAGGAGTATTTCTCCTCCATATATGAATTGGTTATTATTTAGTGCAATTGTCGAAGCCGCTTTATTGAAGTTTGAAGGCGAAGCAGATATGATGCGAATTGAATATGCTCTTTTTAAACATGATGAATGGTACTTGGGTGACGGCATGTATGGTGATGGTCCGGATTTTCATTGGGATTATTACAACAGCTATGTTATTCAACCAATGATTTTGGATATTCTTTTTGTGTTGAAGGAAAAGCAAGAACAATTAAAGTACTGGCGGTATAAGGAGAAATTTATTACCAATTCCGAAGTTTTTTTAGAGAGAGCTCAGCGGTATTCGGAGATACAGGAAAGATTAATTGGTCCCGAAGGAACTTTCCCCCCCATTGGTCGTTCTTTAACATATAGATGCGGTGCCTTTCAATTATTATCACAAATCGCTTTGATTGAAAAGTTGCCCAAAACTATTAGGCCATCTCAAGTAAGATCTGCATTACAGGCACTTATAAAAAAACAAATGGAAGTTCCCGGAACTTTTGATGAAAATGGGTGGTTAACCCTTGGTTTTTATGGCCGGCAAAAGGAAATGGCTG includes:
- a CDS encoding DUF2264 domain-containing protein; this translates as MKKALILLFIIFHWNNSIVQHERIESEREYFVSMLTKIIDPVLKNLSKDQLKKNMPVEKASNPYGDREKVTHLEAFGRTLAGIAPWLELGPDNTPEGKLREKYIQLTLKSIKNATNPHAKDYMNFANGGQPLVDAAFFAEALIRAPHQLWERLDETTKKNVLTELKKTRSISPPYMNWLLFSAIVEAALLKFEGEADMMRIEYALFKHDEWYLGDGMYGDGPDFHWDYYNSYVIQPMILDILFVLKEKQEQLKYWRYKEKFITNSEVFLERAQRYSEIQERLIGPEGTFPPIGRSLTYRCGAFQLLSQIALIEKLPKTIRPSQVRSALQALIKKQMEVPGTFDENGWLTLGFYGRQKEMAEPYISTGSLYLCTTAFLVLGLPEDNSFWVDIAEEWTQKKIWNGNSIPKDHAYYHHKK